TCCACCAGCTTCACATCCTATTAATCTTACGTCTTCGTCATCAATAAAATTATAGAATGCTCCCATCGCATTACTTCCACCACCTACACATGCAATAACAGCATTTGGCAACCTTCCTTCTTTTTGAAGAAATTGTTCACGAGCTTCAGCACTAATTACAGCCTGAAAATCTCTTACAATCATTGGAAATGGATGTGGTCCCATAGTAGAACCAATCACATAATTTGTATCATGAACACGTGCAATCCAATCTCTAAATGCATCATTTACAGCATCCTTTAGCGTTTTAGTTCCAGATTTTACTGAATGTACCTTTGCACCCAACAATTCCATACGGTAAACATTGAGTGCTTGTCTTTTGGTATCCACTTCCCCCATAAACACTTCACATTCCATATCAAGCAATGCTGCAGCAGTTGCAGTAGCTACTCCATGCTGACCCGCACCTGTTTCAGCAATTACTCTTGTCTTACCCATTTTTTTAGCAAGTAATACCTGACCCAACACATTATTGATTTTATGAGCACCTGTGTGGTTCAAGTCTTCACGCTTTAAATAAATCTTGGCTCCGCCAAGGTCTTCAGTCATTCTTTTAGCATAATATAATAAAGAAGGTCTTCCAGCATATTCCTCCAATAATATATTTAGCTCATCTACGAATTCTGGATCATTAATATAATAATTATATTGTTCTTCCAAGTAAAGTAACTCATTCATTAATGTTTCAGAGATGTATTGGCCACCATATTCACCATATCTTCCATTACTCAACGTATTACCTCCATAATCTCTTTGATTTTAAATTCATCTTTAAATCCATCAGTTTCAACACCAGAACTTAAATCTATTGCATAAGGTTTAAATTCACTTATAGCTTTGGATATATTCGAAATATTAATTCCCCCAGCTAAAAAGAAGTCTTTGTTTAAGTCATTTCGTATTAAATTCCAGTCGAAAGTTCTTCCACTACCCTTACCACTGTCAAGCAATAGATAATCAGAAATTGAATTGTCATATTCCATCAAGTCTTTTTCATCAGACATTTCAATTGCATTAATTATTTTCAGTTCATAGTTTGTATTTTCTTTTAATTTCCTAATATAATCTTCACTTTCACTACCATGAAGTTGAGCAATTTCAATAATGCCTTCATCGAATAACTTTACGATTTCATCAGCATCGGCATCTACAAAAACCCCAACAGACACAATATCAGGACTTAAATTGCTTTTCATTTCTGATGCCAATTCATGAGAAACCTTTCTTTTTGAATTTGCAAAGACAAAACCTATATAATCTGGCTTATATTTATTAACAATTTCTATATCCTCCAATCTCTTAAGTCCGCAGATTTTGATTTTAACCATTCTTCAACTCCGAAATTAAAGATTTTTTATCATCACTTTTCATTAAAGTTTCACCAATTAAAACTGCAT
This window of the uncultured Methanobrevibacter sp. genome carries:
- the trpB gene encoding tryptophan synthase subunit beta, whose protein sequence is MSNGRYGEYGGQYISETLMNELLYLEEQYNYYINDPEFVDELNILLEEYAGRPSLLYYAKRMTEDLGGAKIYLKREDLNHTGAHKINNVLGQVLLAKKMGKTRVIAETGAGQHGVATATAAALLDMECEVFMGEVDTKRQALNVYRMELLGAKVHSVKSGTKTLKDAVNDAFRDWIARVHDTNYVIGSTMGPHPFPMIVRDFQAVISAEAREQFLQKEGRLPNAVIACVGGGSNAMGAFYNFIDDEDVRLIGCEAGGKGIDTPYNAAALTKGKIGIFHGMKSVFNQGEYGQIAPVYSVSAGLDYPGVGPEHAYLRDSGRAEYVPVTDEEAVNAFEYLSRMEGIIPAIESAHAVAYAMEIAPKMNKDDIIMICLSGRGDKDVRSIAEYRGVDLNE
- a CDS encoding phosphoribosylanthranilate isomerase; protein product: MVKIKICGLKRLEDIEIVNKYKPDYIGFVFANSKRKVSHELASEMKSNLSPDIVSVGVFVDADADEIVKLFDEGIIEIAQLHGSESEDYIRKLKENTNYELKIINAIEMSDEKDLMEYDNSISDYLLLDSGKGSGRTFDWNLIRNDLNKDFFLAGGINISNISKAISEFKPYAIDLSSGVETDGFKDEFKIKEIMEVIR